The Nitriliruptor alkaliphilus DSM 45188 genome includes a region encoding these proteins:
- a CDS encoding NADH-quinone oxidoreductase subunit J, translating to MTLLAQAADVAATDPSTAETVVFYVFSAIALGSAVAVITMRNIVHAALMLVLNLLAIAGLFLALESTFLSIVQILVYAGAIVVLFLFVIMLLGVSRDDLLAVTSRRNAILAVAGVAALAGALLVGIVGPYTGDDSVCNQGATSGAGGRCVGLEAALEAEEQGSVSFLGERMFTRHTYSFELAGLLLVVATVGATILGRRTDPEPDDEEDPLPVDGAGTYVPADVLADELAGVSEASDQRVEHEKPELPGRRRDEIPDREG from the coding sequence ATGACCTTGCTGGCCCAGGCCGCGGACGTCGCGGCCACCGATCCGAGCACGGCCGAGACGGTCGTCTTCTACGTGTTCTCGGCCATCGCGCTCGGGTCCGCCGTCGCGGTCATCACGATGCGCAACATCGTGCACGCGGCGCTGATGCTGGTGCTCAACCTGCTCGCCATCGCCGGGCTCTTCCTCGCCCTGGAGTCGACCTTCCTGTCGATCGTCCAGATCCTGGTCTACGCCGGCGCCATCGTCGTGCTGTTCCTGTTCGTCATCATGCTGCTCGGCGTCAGCCGCGACGACCTGCTCGCCGTCACCTCCAGGCGCAACGCCATCCTGGCCGTCGCCGGTGTCGCCGCGCTGGCCGGTGCGCTCCTCGTCGGGATCGTGGGCCCGTACACGGGTGACGACAGCGTGTGCAACCAGGGGGCGACGTCGGGCGCGGGCGGCCGGTGCGTCGGGCTCGAAGCGGCACTCGAGGCCGAGGAACAGGGCTCGGTCAGCTTCCTCGGGGAGCGGATGTTCACCCGGCACACCTACTCGTTCGAGCTCGCCGGCCTGCTGCTGGTCGTGGCGACCGTCGGCGCCACGATCCTCGGACGCCGGACCGACCCCGAACCCGATGACGAGGAGGACCCGCTCCCCGTCGACGGTGCCGGGACCTACGTGCCGGCCGACGTGCTCGCCGACGAGCTCGCGGGCGTCTCCGAGGCCTCCGACCAGCGGGTGGAGCACGAGAAGCCAGAACTGCCCGGCCGGCGCCGGGACGAGATCCCAGATCGGGAGGGCTGA
- the nuoI gene encoding NADH-quinone oxidoreductase subunit NuoI, protein MVRPVETSSYPEDPRPLTPRFHGRHQLNRYADGLEKCIGCELCAWACPADAIYVQGADNTVEARYSPGERYAEDYQINYNRCILCGLCIEACPTRALTMTHDFEFSAATRQELIWTKEELITAVPEGGDGTPQADRQVRRRALNYYGGLAVTPPLLAGGRFQPAANAPSARAGQVVPTGHLPDTDEDAADPATVGTQTSIPRRQGGR, encoded by the coding sequence ATGGTGCGCCCGGTCGAGACCTCCTCCTACCCCGAGGACCCGCGCCCGCTGACGCCGCGCTTCCACGGCCGGCACCAGCTCAACCGGTACGCCGACGGGCTCGAGAAGTGCATCGGTTGCGAGCTGTGTGCCTGGGCCTGCCCCGCCGACGCCATCTACGTCCAGGGGGCCGACAACACCGTCGAGGCCAGGTACTCACCGGGGGAGCGGTACGCCGAGGACTACCAGATCAACTACAACCGCTGCATCCTCTGCGGCCTGTGCATCGAGGCGTGCCCGACCCGGGCGCTGACCATGACCCACGACTTCGAGTTCTCGGCGGCCACCCGTCAGGAGCTGATCTGGACCAAAGAGGAGCTGATCACCGCGGTGCCGGAGGGCGGCGACGGCACCCCCCAGGCCGACCGTCAGGTCCGTCGGCGGGCGCTGAACTACTACGGTGGCCTCGCCGTGACGCCACCGCTGCTGGCCGGTGGCCGGTTCCAGCCGGCGGCCAACGCACCGTCGGCGCGCGCCGGTCAGGTCGTCCCGACCGGACACCTCCCGGACACCGACGAGGACGCAGCCGACCCCGCCACCGTGGGGACGCAGACGTCGATCCCCCGCCGCCAGGGAGGCCGCTAG
- a CDS encoding complex I subunit 1/NuoH family protein: protein MTETFPFWVYLVRAVAVFLYFLLFTALLIWAERRILGRMQSRLGPNRVGPFGIMQTLVDGLKMFFKEDVTPGMVNKPIFVLAPLIGVIAGFLSVAVIPLGGNVTMFGETFPLVVADLHVGILWFLAMGSIHVYSTFLAGWASNSPYPLLGGVRSSAQMVSYEIAQGLAVASVFIYTGSLRVSDIIAAQDQALFGIEGIPGWNVVPLFPAFLVFVVGMVAEAGRPPFDLAEAEGELVGGFNTEYSGMKFGMFMLAEFMAAVTMSAVVVTLFFGGPNGPTFGLGEPFTSLLPILWFTLKVSVFVLFFILLRGALPRVRYKQLMDLGWKVLIPVALVWTMVTAGFVLIEEVEGGLPDGARITLAVLAGLVLLFALFGGRGDDTEPGTARGGRRAPAETAAAGTVDPDTTDVGFDADPEEVSR from the coding sequence GTGACCGAGACCTTCCCGTTCTGGGTCTACCTCGTCCGCGCGGTCGCGGTCTTCCTCTACTTCCTGCTGTTCACCGCGCTGCTCATCTGGGCCGAGCGCCGCATCCTCGGGCGCATGCAGTCCCGGCTCGGACCCAACCGCGTCGGGCCGTTCGGCATCATGCAGACGCTGGTCGACGGTCTGAAGATGTTCTTCAAGGAGGACGTGACGCCGGGGATGGTCAACAAGCCCATCTTCGTACTCGCACCCCTCATCGGGGTGATCGCGGGGTTCCTGTCGGTGGCCGTCATCCCGCTCGGCGGGAACGTGACCATGTTCGGCGAGACCTTCCCCCTGGTGGTCGCCGACCTGCACGTCGGGATCCTGTGGTTCCTGGCCATGGGCTCGATCCACGTGTACTCCACGTTCCTGGCCGGCTGGGCCTCCAACTCGCCCTACCCGCTGCTCGGTGGGGTGCGTTCGAGCGCGCAGATGGTCAGCTACGAGATCGCCCAGGGCCTGGCCGTGGCCAGCGTCTTCATCTACACGGGGTCCCTGCGGGTCTCGGACATCATCGCCGCCCAGGACCAGGCGTTGTTCGGTATCGAGGGCATCCCCGGTTGGAACGTGGTCCCGCTCTTCCCGGCCTTCCTGGTGTTCGTGGTCGGCATGGTCGCGGAGGCCGGTCGCCCACCGTTCGACCTCGCCGAGGCCGAGGGTGAGCTCGTCGGCGGGTTCAACACCGAGTACTCCGGCATGAAGTTCGGCATGTTCATGCTGGCCGAGTTCATGGCCGCCGTGACCATGTCGGCCGTGGTCGTCACCCTCTTCTTCGGCGGACCCAACGGTCCGACGTTCGGGCTCGGCGAGCCGTTCACCTCGCTGCTGCCGATCCTCTGGTTCACGCTGAAGGTCAGCGTCTTCGTGCTGTTCTTCATCCTGCTGCGTGGCGCACTGCCGCGCGTGCGTTACAAGCAGCTGATGGACCTCGGGTGGAAGGTCCTGATCCCCGTGGCGCTGGTGTGGACCATGGTCACCGCCGGCTTCGTCCTCATCGAGGAGGTCGAGGGCGGCCTGCCGGACGGGGCGCGGATCACGCTCGCGGTCCTCGCCGGCCTCGTGCTGTTGTTCGCCCTGTTCGGCGGCCGCGGCGACGACACCGAGCCCGGGACGGCCCGGGGTGGTCGCCGAGCCCCGGCTGAGACCGCCGCGGCCGGGACCGTGGACCCCGACACGACCGACGTCGGGTTCGACGCCGATCCTGAGGAGGTGTCGCGCTGA
- a CDS encoding NAD(P)H-dependent oxidoreductase subunit E, which yields MPLTETTRDELRALTQKYPVARAALLPMLHLVQAHEGYVSEDGVAMCADVLGLTKAEVGAVATFYTMYKREPVGDYLLSVCTNPTCKIAGGQAIYESYVEACGGAHVDPDGAGVMVEHAECLGICDAAPVVQINYEMFGPVTQDEAMDLLKKAKAGDPPASNRSGQVPPTFTAVERELSGIDDGVHAQLVDAARVQATSPVPPAYRSGETDIPVTHPGGDPTGHGGQAFAAAAGFGEVPSPTDRAPDAVATDAAAATEQQDVAGPEDRAAPEDVAAAEATRDEGAYSEAQELGEQVTDPTPTPPGDASVGAEETMDEEAGKPQPLARTGIPADAPEPGTPQPPPTDEPEEGDR from the coding sequence GTGCCCCTCACCGAGACCACGCGCGACGAGCTGCGTGCGCTGACGCAGAAGTACCCCGTCGCGCGCGCTGCGCTGCTGCCGATGCTGCACCTCGTGCAGGCCCACGAGGGCTACGTCAGCGAGGACGGCGTGGCGATGTGCGCGGACGTGCTCGGGCTGACCAAGGCCGAGGTCGGCGCCGTGGCGACCTTCTACACCATGTACAAGCGCGAGCCGGTCGGGGACTACCTGCTGAGCGTCTGCACCAACCCCACCTGCAAGATCGCCGGCGGCCAGGCCATCTACGAGTCGTACGTCGAGGCGTGCGGCGGTGCCCACGTCGACCCCGACGGGGCCGGGGTGATGGTCGAGCACGCCGAGTGCCTCGGGATCTGCGACGCCGCCCCGGTGGTGCAGATCAACTACGAGATGTTCGGGCCGGTCACCCAGGACGAGGCGATGGACCTGCTGAAGAAGGCCAAGGCGGGCGACCCGCCCGCCTCGAACCGGTCCGGGCAGGTCCCGCCGACCTTCACGGCCGTCGAACGCGAGCTGTCGGGCATCGACGACGGGGTCCACGCCCAGCTCGTGGACGCGGCGCGGGTGCAGGCCACCAGCCCCGTGCCGCCGGCGTACCGGTCGGGTGAGACCGACATCCCCGTCACCCACCCCGGTGGCGACCCGACCGGTCACGGGGGGCAGGCCTTCGCGGCCGCCGCCGGCTTCGGCGAGGTGCCGTCGCCCACCGACCGCGCACCGGACGCCGTCGCGACCGACGCCGCTGCGGCCACCGAGCAGCAGGACGTCGCGGGGCCCGAGGACCGTGCCGCACCCGAGGACGTGGCCGCGGCCGAGGCGACCCGTGACGAGGGGGCCTACAGCGAGGCGCAGGAGCTCGGCGAGCAGGTGACCGATCCGACCCCGACGCCCCCCGGCGACGCCTCGGTCGGCGCCGAGGAGACCATGGACGAGGAGGCTGGCAAGCCGCAGCCCTTGGCGCGGACGGGCATCCCGGCGGACGCGCCCGAGCCGGGCACGCCCCAGCCGCCACCGACCGACGAGCCCGAGGAAGGTGACCGGTGA
- the nuoL gene encoding NADH-quinone oxidoreductase subunit L, whose translation MSFLLAAEGAAVANEVVSTTSGAIGLAWLLPVIPLLGFLAVLVLTRTLREHAAWIATGASALTFVLAVLIFLQVLAEPATHIRPMPTWIEAGALQVGFDLLVDQLTTVLLLVVTGVGLLIHIYSLGYMHGDARYERFFAYLNLFLASMLILVLGANLLTLFLGWELVGLSSYLLIGFWFEKPAYATAAKKAFITNRIGDVSFMVAMFLTFATFGTLTFTEFLPQAGELSSGVALALVLLLLGGAAAKSAQIPLHVWLPDAMAGPTPVSALIHAATMVTAGVYLLVRTSPVLVQSLDAMQVIGWIGGLTAFMAALIAIRQDDIKKILAYSTVSQLGYMFLGVGVGAFREGIFHLVTHAFFKGLLFLAAGSVMHAMANRTDAWGMGGLRKLMPITFWTSAVAWLAISGVFPFAGFFSKDQILTEAYMHGHLPLYLIGLVTALLTAFYMSRWFFLIFLGEPRWKAPRPGVATHAATTRAATTGGLGESVPPAHTGGRTPSSQDAHVSSLHPHESPPSMTVPLVILAVLSAVGGAALGFQHHGPLYNFLEPAVAGVGELGYEAAGALTEFHLIAISLVAAGLGIGLAYLAYVRRDISQGRMAEPVRGPLAELFERKFFVDELYESVLVRAGGWFGARLEWFDRRVIDGAVDGAGALSTGIGQVSRRVQNGLVRSYVAGLLVGALALVAVVLIQVR comes from the coding sequence GTGTCGTTCCTGCTCGCCGCAGAGGGCGCCGCCGTCGCCAACGAGGTCGTCTCGACCACCTCCGGCGCCATCGGCCTCGCCTGGCTCCTGCCCGTCATCCCGCTGCTGGGGTTCCTCGCCGTCCTGGTGCTGACCCGGACGCTGCGTGAGCACGCCGCCTGGATCGCCACCGGGGCCTCCGCGCTCACCTTCGTCCTGGCCGTCCTGATCTTCCTCCAGGTGCTCGCCGAGCCGGCGACCCACATCCGCCCGATGCCGACCTGGATCGAGGCCGGTGCGCTGCAGGTCGGCTTCGACCTGTTGGTCGACCAGCTGACCACGGTCCTGCTGCTCGTGGTGACCGGCGTGGGCCTGCTGATCCACATCTACTCGCTGGGCTACATGCACGGCGACGCTCGCTACGAGCGCTTCTTCGCCTACCTCAACCTGTTCCTCGCCTCGATGCTGATCCTCGTGCTCGGGGCCAACCTGCTCACCCTCTTCCTCGGCTGGGAGCTGGTCGGCCTGTCGAGCTACCTGCTCATCGGGTTCTGGTTCGAGAAGCCCGCCTACGCGACCGCGGCGAAGAAGGCGTTCATCACCAACCGCATCGGCGACGTGTCGTTCATGGTCGCCATGTTCCTCACGTTCGCGACCTTCGGCACCCTGACGTTCACCGAGTTCCTGCCCCAGGCGGGCGAGCTGTCCTCGGGCGTCGCGCTGGCGCTGGTCCTGCTGCTGCTCGGTGGGGCCGCAGCCAAGTCGGCGCAGATCCCGCTCCACGTCTGGCTGCCCGACGCCATGGCCGGTCCGACCCCCGTCTCCGCGTTGATCCACGCCGCGACCATGGTCACCGCGGGTGTCTACCTGCTGGTGCGGACCTCACCGGTGCTGGTGCAGTCGCTCGACGCGATGCAGGTCATCGGCTGGATCGGTGGCCTCACGGCCTTCATGGCAGCGCTGATCGCCATCCGGCAGGACGACATCAAGAAGATCCTGGCCTACTCGACGGTCTCGCAGCTCGGCTACATGTTCCTCGGCGTCGGCGTCGGCGCGTTCCGCGAGGGCATCTTCCACCTCGTGACGCACGCGTTCTTCAAGGGCCTGCTGTTCCTGGCGGCCGGGTCGGTCATGCACGCCATGGCGAACCGCACCGACGCCTGGGGGATGGGGGGCTTGCGCAAGCTCATGCCGATCACGTTCTGGACCTCGGCCGTGGCCTGGCTGGCGATCTCCGGCGTCTTCCCCTTCGCCGGCTTCTTCTCCAAGGACCAGATCCTGACCGAGGCGTACATGCACGGCCACCTGCCGCTGTACCTCATCGGCCTGGTGACGGCCCTCCTGACGGCCTTCTACATGTCCCGCTGGTTCTTCCTGATCTTCCTCGGTGAGCCACGCTGGAAGGCGCCGCGGCCCGGGGTCGCCACCCACGCGGCGACCACCCGGGCTGCCACGACCGGCGGCCTCGGCGAGAGCGTCCCGCCGGCGCACACCGGTGGGAGGACCCCGTCCTCGCAGGACGCCCACGTCTCGAGCCTGCACCCCCACGAGTCGCCGCCGTCGATGACGGTCCCGCTGGTCATCCTCGCGGTGTTGTCCGCCGTCGGTGGTGCCGCCCTCGGCTTCCAGCACCACGGGCCGCTGTACAACTTCCTCGAGCCGGCCGTCGCCGGGGTCGGCGAGCTCGGGTACGAGGCTGCGGGCGCGCTCACCGAGTTCCACCTGATCGCGATCTCGCTCGTGGCCGCCGGTCTCGGCATCGGCCTCGCCTACCTCGCCTACGTCCGCCGCGACATCAGCCAGGGCCGCATGGCCGAGCCGGTCCGCGGCCCGCTCGCCGAGCTGTTCGAGCGCAAGTTCTTCGTCGACGAGCTGTACGAGTCGGTCCTCGTCCGGGCCGGCGGCTGGTTCGGCGCCCGACTCGAGTGGTTCGACCGACGGGTGATCGACGGCGCGGTCGACGGCGCGGGTGCGCTCTCGACCGGTATTGGGCAGGTGAGCCGTCGCGTCCAGAACGGCCTCGTCCGCAGCTACGTCGCCGGTCTCCTCGTCGGCGCGCTCGCGCTGGTCGCCGTCGTCCTGATCCAGGTGAGGTAG
- the nuoK gene encoding NADH-quinone oxidoreductase subunit NuoK, which translates to MPIGYYLVVSALLFCTGLAGVLVRRNAIVLFMCIELMLNSVNLTLAAAARAWGGADGQVFVFFVIVVAAAEVVVGLALIVNLFFRRGTLDVDVPQLLRS; encoded by the coding sequence GTGCCGATCGGTTACTACCTCGTCGTGTCCGCGCTGCTGTTCTGCACGGGGTTGGCCGGCGTGCTCGTGCGCCGCAACGCCATCGTGCTGTTCATGTGCATCGAGCTGATGCTCAACAGCGTCAACCTGACCCTGGCTGCCGCCGCCCGCGCGTGGGGTGGTGCGGACGGCCAGGTCTTCGTCTTCTTCGTCATCGTCGTCGCCGCGGCGGAGGTGGTGGTCGGCCTCGCGCTGATCGTGAACCTCTTCTTCCGTCGCGGGACGCTCGACGTCGACGTCCCCCAGCTGCTGAGGTCCTGA
- a CDS encoding NADH-quinone oxidoreductase subunit G: MSEQPDDLVSLTIDGQEVRVPKGTLIIRAAEQLGTIVPRFCDHPLLDPVGACRQCVVEVEGQRKPVMSCTMPVAPDMVVSTHLTSEVARKGQEGTLEFLLINHPLDCPMCDKGGECPLQDQALAHGANTSRFVDQKRRYQKPVAVSAQVLLDRERCVLCARCTRFSEQISGDPFIELFERGALEQVAIYEDEPYESYFSGNVIQICPVGALTSASYRFKARPFDVVTTPSVCDHCSAGCSLTVQSRRGDIQRQLARTNLAVNEAWNCDRGRFGFTHLTAPTRVTTPKLRRGGDLVDASWAEALVTTATAIGEAAEAGSGRVAVLTGGRLADEDAYAVAKYVRTVLGSDDLDFRTRFAAPTEADELVTLVGRDGATYADVEASPVTLVVDLDPEEEVPILHLRLRKAWRDRKARLVAVGPSLGSLWDLAWRRVGTRPGAAAAALDALTAELTGDGSAELSEVAAELRAATTPPVILVGERAGAGTLTAATALADACGGKVNWVPRRAGDRGALEAGLAAGVLPGGRRLDDADDRTAVEAVWGALPTDRGRDLHAILTDAAAGKVDVLHLIGVDPLRDAASPELARKALAKAKLVVAQDLALNATVAEFADVVLPAAATQERSGAMTNWEGRTQRFARAIDAPDLVMEDWEIVQQLAAVQGRDLGFSDLAQLRAEIASLGVRATPHTAPTPAAATDGADTGDVGDDDTLELVTVPALLDHGTMLSGAVDLLATRREPYATLHSSDAERLGVADGDEVELSAGGRRVRLPARVGHDVVPGVVRAPANSTEVPARSLAAEDGSARVTVTVVARADDQATTAEVAG, encoded by the coding sequence ATGTCTGAGCAGCCCGACGACCTCGTCAGCCTGACCATCGACGGCCAGGAGGTCCGCGTGCCGAAGGGCACGCTGATCATCCGCGCCGCCGAGCAGCTCGGCACGATCGTGCCGCGCTTCTGTGACCACCCCCTCCTCGACCCGGTCGGTGCGTGCCGCCAGTGCGTGGTCGAGGTCGAGGGGCAGCGCAAGCCCGTCATGTCGTGCACGATGCCGGTGGCCCCCGACATGGTCGTCAGTACCCACCTGACCTCCGAGGTGGCGCGCAAGGGACAGGAGGGGACCCTTGAGTTCCTCCTGATCAACCACCCGCTCGACTGTCCGATGTGCGACAAGGGCGGCGAGTGCCCGCTGCAGGACCAAGCGCTCGCCCACGGCGCGAACACCTCGCGGTTCGTCGACCAGAAGCGTCGCTACCAGAAGCCCGTCGCCGTCAGCGCCCAGGTGCTGCTCGACCGCGAACGCTGCGTCCTGTGTGCCCGCTGCACCCGCTTCTCCGAGCAGATCTCCGGTGACCCGTTCATCGAGCTGTTCGAGCGCGGTGCCCTCGAGCAGGTCGCCATCTACGAGGACGAGCCGTACGAGAGCTACTTCTCGGGCAACGTCATCCAGATCTGCCCCGTCGGTGCCCTGACGTCGGCGTCCTACCGGTTCAAGGCGCGGCCGTTCGACGTGGTCACCACCCCGTCGGTCTGCGACCACTGTTCGGCCGGCTGCTCGCTGACCGTGCAGTCGCGCCGAGGTGACATCCAGCGCCAGCTGGCACGCACCAACCTCGCCGTCAACGAGGCCTGGAACTGCGACCGTGGCCGGTTCGGGTTCACCCACCTGACCGCGCCCACCCGGGTCACCACCCCGAAGCTCCGCCGCGGCGGAGACCTCGTGGACGCCAGCTGGGCCGAGGCGCTCGTGACGACCGCCACCGCGATCGGTGAGGCAGCCGAGGCCGGCAGCGGCCGCGTCGCGGTGCTGACCGGAGGCCGCCTCGCGGACGAGGACGCCTACGCGGTCGCCAAGTACGTGCGCACGGTCCTCGGCAGCGACGATCTGGACTTCCGCACCCGCTTCGCGGCGCCGACGGAGGCCGACGAGCTGGTGACCCTGGTCGGGCGTGACGGTGCGACCTACGCCGACGTCGAGGCCTCGCCGGTGACCCTGGTGGTCGACCTCGACCCGGAGGAGGAGGTGCCGATCCTGCACCTGCGGCTCCGCAAGGCGTGGCGTGACCGCAAGGCCCGTCTCGTCGCCGTCGGGCCGTCGCTCGGGTCCCTGTGGGACCTCGCCTGGCGACGGGTCGGGACCCGCCCGGGTGCCGCCGCTGCCGCGCTCGACGCCCTCACGGCCGAGCTGACCGGTGACGGGTCCGCCGAGCTGTCCGAGGTCGCCGCCGAGCTGCGCGCCGCCACCACCCCGCCGGTCATCCTGGTCGGCGAACGGGCCGGGGCCGGCACCCTGACCGCCGCGACCGCTCTCGCCGACGCGTGCGGGGGCAAGGTCAACTGGGTGCCACGTCGTGCCGGGGACCGGGGCGCCCTCGAGGCCGGCCTCGCCGCGGGCGTGCTGCCCGGCGGACGGCGGCTGGACGACGCCGATGACCGCACCGCCGTCGAGGCGGTGTGGGGCGCCCTGCCCACCGACCGCGGTCGCGACCTGCACGCCATCCTGACCGACGCCGCGGCGGGGAAGGTCGACGTCCTGCACCTGATCGGCGTCGACCCGCTGCGTGACGCGGCCTCGCCCGAGCTGGCCCGCAAGGCCCTCGCGAAGGCCAAGCTGGTGGTCGCGCAGGACCTGGCCCTGAACGCCACCGTCGCCGAGTTCGCCGACGTGGTGCTCCCGGCGGCCGCGACCCAGGAGCGCTCCGGCGCCATGACCAACTGGGAGGGCCGGACGCAACGGTTCGCCCGGGCCATCGACGCGCCCGACCTCGTGATGGAGGACTGGGAGATCGTCCAGCAGCTCGCGGCGGTCCAGGGCCGCGACCTCGGGTTCTCCGACCTCGCGCAGCTGCGGGCCGAGATCGCCTCGCTCGGTGTCCGCGCGACCCCGCACACCGCCCCGACGCCGGCCGCGGCGACCGATGGGGCCGACACCGGGGACGTCGGGGACGACGACACCCTCGAGCTCGTCACGGTGCCGGCCTTGCTCGACCACGGCACGATGCTCAGCGGTGCGGTGGATCTGCTCGCCACCCGGCGCGAGCCCTACGCCACGCTGCACAGCTCCGACGCGGAACGGCTCGGCGTCGCCGACGGGGACGAGGTCGAGCTGTCGGCCGGCGGTCGACGGGTCCGGCTGCCCGCGCGGGTCGGCCACGACGTGGTCCCGGGCGTCGTGCGGGCACCCGCGAACTCGACCGAGGTGCCGGCACGGTCCTTGGCGGCCGAGGACGGCAGCGCACGGGTCACGGTGACGGTGGTGGCCCGGGCGGACGACCAGGCCACGACCGCGGAGGTGGCAGGGTGA
- a CDS encoding NADH-quinone oxidoreductase subunit M: MGLLTLTIALPLIGALALALLETDDRTTRLVGYLSSGAAFVASLVLLVRFDVGDAGLQLAETVAWIPTINATFSVAVDGVSLALIVLTTFLVPLILLASMHQVTDRLKGYVAAFLVLETAVLGVFAATDLLLFVVFFEFTLVPMYLIIGIWGGALRRYAAVKFFLYTTLGGLLMLVAILYLHGQAGTFDYEGIRQLQLGITEQRWLFSAFLLAFAIKVPIWPVHTWLPAAHTEAPTGGSVFLAGVLLKMGTFGLLRYCLPLFPDATAEFAPWLLGLSVVGILYGAVVALMQHDIKKLIAYSSVSHMGFVVLGTFALNATATSASVVQMVNHGLSTGALFLLIGFLYERRHTRQIAAFGGLAKQVPIMAGLWLVVSLSSLALPGLNGFVGEFPILLGTFQTSRWAAILASFGAVLAALYLLWAYQRMFHGPLEGADNLATTDLKAREIGVLAPIVVLIVAIGLYPKPLFDLVQPSVDRVLVEAGATELEPAGAIVEVQP, translated from the coding sequence ATGGGGCTCCTGACGCTCACGATCGCGCTGCCCCTCATCGGGGCCCTCGCGCTCGCTCTGCTCGAGACCGACGACCGCACCACGCGGCTGGTCGGCTACCTCAGCTCCGGGGCGGCGTTCGTCGCCTCGCTGGTGCTGCTGGTCCGCTTCGACGTCGGTGACGCCGGCCTGCAGCTGGCCGAGACCGTCGCCTGGATCCCGACGATCAACGCGACCTTCTCGGTGGCCGTCGACGGGGTCAGCCTCGCGCTGATCGTCCTGACCACCTTCCTGGTCCCGCTGATCCTGCTGGCCTCGATGCACCAGGTCACCGACCGCCTGAAGGGCTACGTCGCGGCGTTCCTGGTGCTCGAGACGGCCGTCCTCGGCGTCTTCGCCGCCACCGACCTGCTGCTGTTCGTGGTGTTCTTCGAGTTCACGCTCGTGCCGATGTACCTGATCATCGGCATCTGGGGGGGTGCGCTGCGCCGCTACGCCGCGGTCAAGTTCTTCCTCTACACCACCCTCGGCGGCCTGCTGATGCTGGTGGCGATCCTGTACCTGCACGGGCAGGCCGGCACCTTCGACTACGAGGGCATCCGCCAGCTCCAGCTCGGCATCACCGAACAGCGCTGGCTCTTCAGCGCCTTCCTGCTCGCGTTCGCGATCAAGGTGCCGATCTGGCCGGTGCACACCTGGCTGCCCGCCGCCCACACCGAGGCACCCACGGGTGGGTCGGTGTTCCTGGCCGGCGTCCTGCTGAAGATGGGCACGTTCGGGCTGCTGCGCTACTGCCTGCCGCTGTTCCCCGACGCGACCGCGGAGTTCGCCCCCTGGCTGCTCGGCCTGTCGGTGGTGGGGATCCTCTACGGCGCGGTCGTCGCCCTGATGCAGCACGACATCAAGAAGCTCATCGCGTACTCGTCGGTGAGCCACATGGGCTTCGTGGTCCTCGGCACGTTCGCGTTGAACGCCACGGCGACGTCGGCATCGGTCGTGCAGATGGTCAACCACGGGTTGTCGACCGGGGCCCTGTTCCTGCTCATCGGGTTCCTCTACGAGCGGCGCCACACCCGGCAGATCGCCGCCTTCGGCGGGCTGGCCAAGCAGGTCCCGATCATGGCCGGCCTCTGGCTCGTGGTGTCGTTGTCCTCCCTGGCCCTGCCCGGCCTCAACGGTTTCGTCGGCGAGTTCCCGATCCTGCTCGGCACCTTCCAGACCTCGCGGTGGGCCGCGATCCTCGCCTCCTTCGGTGCCGTGCTCGCGGCCCTGTACCTGCTGTGGGCCTACCAGCGGATGTTCCACGGTCCGCTGGAAGGGGCCGACAACCTGGCGACCACCGATCTGAAGGCCCGTGAGATCGGTGTGCTCGCGCCGATCGTCGTGCTGATCGTCGCGATCGGGCTCTACCCCAAGCCACTGTTCGACCTCGTGCAGCCGTCGGTCGACCGGGTGCTGGTCGAGGCCGGCGCCACGGAGCTCGAGCCGGCTGGCGCGATCGTGGAGGTCCAGCCGTGA